GGTGATCCAAACGCTTGAACAGTGCAAGGCCATTCAAACAGAACTCACTTCTATTCAAGTTTTTGGTTTCGACACCGAATCTAAACCAACCTTCAAAGTCGGCGAAAAATCGACGGGCCCTCACCTGATCCAACTGGCAACAGCAAAGCAAGCTTATCTATTCCAAGTCAATGCTGAAATTTTAGCCTTCCTCAAGCCGATTCTCGAAAATGAACAGCAACTCAAAGTCGGTTTTGGACTGAAAAATGATGCGCATATCTTTCGTAGTAAAGGAATTCACCCCAATGCTATGATTGACCTATCCAAAAGCTTTGCAAGTTTTGGTTATCGCAGCCAAGTCGGTACTCAAACGGCAATCGCGCTGCTTTTTCAACGTTATTTTGCCAAAAGTAAAAAAGTCAGTAC
This genomic stretch from Acinetobacter sp. C32I harbors:
- a CDS encoding 3'-5' exonuclease — translated: MQMDTPQHTPLLSKEQIRALPAFQNLSTDRILVIQTLEQCKAIQTELTSIQVFGFDTESKPTFKVGEKSTGPHLIQLATAKQAYLFQVNAEILAFLKPILENEQQLKVGFGLKNDAHIFRSKGIHPNAMIDLSKSFASFGYRSQVGTQTAIALLFQRYFAKSKKVSTSNWSVKNLSPQQINYAAADAYAAVLCFEQLYQQQLLTTQLLQQIRRILAGLVDKA